A genomic region of Methanothermobacter sp. CaT2 contains the following coding sequences:
- a CDS encoding cobalt-precorrin-7 (C(5))-methyltransferase, with product MTLNIVGIGPGSPDYITPAAMNAVMKSEVVFGSRRALELFPSARKTVVLGARDMDEKLGRAAELAIAMEVSVLSTGDPGFSGVLKPLKRIISSRGLPVRVKVVPGISSIQLCAARLLIPWDDADVITLHGRGEEGILDVIDNGRPTIILPSRNPSKTAAFLIECGLDPERRVAVCERLSYPDERVLKSTLRDVSESEFSYMSILVVL from the coding sequence ATGACTCTGAACATCGTGGGGATAGGTCCAGGATCGCCGGATTACATCACACCCGCTGCAATGAATGCAGTTATGAAATCAGAAGTTGTATTTGGAAGTCGCAGGGCCCTTGAACTTTTTCCATCCGCCAGAAAAACCGTGGTCCTCGGTGCCAGGGATATGGATGAGAAGTTAGGAAGGGCTGCTGAACTTGCAATCGCCATGGAGGTCTCCGTGCTCTCCACAGGTGACCCTGGATTTTCAGGGGTCCTCAAACCATTGAAAAGGATAATATCCTCCCGTGGACTTCCGGTGAGGGTGAAGGTGGTGCCTGGAATCAGCTCAATCCAGCTATGTGCAGCGAGGCTGCTGATACCCTGGGACGATGCAGATGTCATCACCCTTCATGGACGTGGCGAGGAGGGGATCCTGGATGTAATTGATAATGGGAGGCCAACCATAATCCTGCCCTCAAGGAATCCATCAAAGACAGCAGCATTCCTCATTGAATGCGGTCTTGACCCTGAAAGGAGGGTTGCTGTCTGTGAAAGGCTCAGCTATCCCGATGAGAGGGTCCTGAAATCAACACTGAGGGATGTGAGTGAATCTGAATTCAGTTACATGTCCATCCTCGTTGTCCTCTGA
- a CDS encoding redox-regulated ATPase YchF, producing MIQIAVTGKPNVGKSSFFNAATLSEAEVASYPFTTIDANHAVAYASCRCPCRELGVECNPRNSRCINGVRLIPVELIDVAGLVPGAHEGRGLGNKFLDDLRQARAFLHVIDASGSTDEEGRPVEAGSHDPLEDVEFLEEEITMWLYGILERNWERLLRKAASEKLDMNRIIHEQLSGTGITPEDIIEASRKVDADVYSWGKDELLQFLDELLRIAKPMLIVANKADLPSASENIERLKDAYPHVVPASAEAELALRRAAEAGLISYTPGGSEFEIIDEAKLTDKQRAALEYIRENVLEVYGSTGVQEAINRAVFDLLDMIVVFPVEDEHRFTDQKGNVLPDAILVPRGSSPRDLAYLIHTEIGDSFLHAVDARKGMRVASDHELEDGDIISIICSR from the coding sequence ATGATCCAGATTGCAGTCACAGGAAAACCCAACGTTGGAAAATCATCATTCTTCAATGCAGCCACCCTATCTGAGGCCGAGGTTGCATCATATCCCTTCACAACAATCGATGCCAACCATGCAGTGGCCTATGCATCCTGCAGATGCCCCTGCAGGGAACTTGGAGTTGAATGCAACCCCCGGAACTCCCGGTGCATCAATGGTGTCAGACTAATACCAGTGGAGCTCATAGACGTCGCCGGCCTGGTACCAGGGGCCCATGAGGGGAGGGGCCTCGGGAACAAGTTCCTTGATGACCTCAGACAGGCGAGGGCATTTCTCCACGTCATAGACGCCTCAGGTTCCACCGATGAGGAGGGGAGACCCGTTGAAGCAGGAAGCCACGACCCCCTGGAGGACGTTGAGTTCCTGGAGGAGGAGATAACCATGTGGCTCTACGGGATCCTCGAAAGGAACTGGGAGAGGCTCCTCAGAAAGGCTGCTTCAGAGAAGCTCGACATGAACCGAATCATACATGAACAGCTCTCAGGCACCGGAATAACACCTGAGGACATCATTGAGGCATCAAGAAAGGTGGATGCCGATGTTTATTCATGGGGGAAGGATGAGCTTCTGCAGTTCCTTGATGAGCTCCTCAGAATAGCAAAGCCAATGCTCATAGTTGCAAATAAGGCGGACCTTCCCTCAGCCAGTGAGAATATTGAGCGCCTGAAGGATGCCTACCCCCACGTGGTACCCGCATCTGCAGAGGCTGAACTGGCCCTCAGAAGGGCAGCAGAGGCGGGTTTAATCAGTTACACCCCCGGTGGCAGTGAATTTGAGATCATCGATGAAGCAAAGCTCACAGATAAACAGAGGGCGGCCCTTGAGTACATACGTGAAAATGTCCTGGAGGTTTACGGGAGCACAGGTGTCCAGGAGGCCATCAACAGGGCCGTATTTGATCTTCTGGACATGATAGTTGTCTTCCCTGTTGAGGATGAGCACAGATTCACTGACCAGAAGGGGAATGTGCTCCCAGACGCAATCCTTGTACCGCGGGGCTCCAGTCCAAGGGACCTCGCCTACCTGATACACACGGAGATAGGTGACTCCTTCCTCCATGCGGTGGATGCCAGAAAGGGTATGAGGGTCGCATCCGACCATGAACTGGAGGATGGGGACATAATAAGCATCATCTGCAGCAGATAG
- a CDS encoding cation-transporting P-type ATPase — MTAIYELEVEEVLQRLETSESGLDPQEAEKRLKIHGPNKLEEVKRRPLILLFLSNLYNVLALLLWIAAILSFIQAITSSQSPL, encoded by the coding sequence ATGACAGCCATATATGAACTTGAAGTGGAGGAGGTCCTGCAGAGGCTTGAAACATCAGAATCAGGCCTGGACCCCCAGGAGGCGGAAAAACGCCTCAAGATTCACGGCCCCAACAAACTTGAGGAGGTCAAAAGAAGACCACTCATCCTGCTTTTTCTATCAAACCTCTACAACGTACTTGCGCTGCTGCTCTGGATCGCAGCCATACTGTCCTTCATACAGGCAATTACCAGCTCGCAGTCGCCATTGTAA
- a CDS encoding cation-transporting P-type ATPase codes for MVIIINALFSFWQEYEAEKAAEALKNILPVMVKVIRASKEVLIPAADVVHGDVIILEEGDTVPADARILESHNLRVDASALTGESKPVRKVSHPVREADNYIDTENILFAGTQVTSGTGRAAVFATGRDTEFSRIAALTQEVREEPSPLQRQISLAARIIGALAVAMGVILFLVNLYIVRLPLETAFIFAIGLMVANVPEGLLPSVTLSLAASARKMARENALVKRLSSVETLGSTTIICTDKTGTLTRGEMTVRKIWIPHKVIEVTGSGYRPEGQFLFRGEPVSHRDMAELKLLMRAATFCNDSALIHEEGEWSVLGDSTEGALLVAAEKLGFDAEAELEAMPRITELPFDSRRKSMTSIHEKSGKRVAYVKGAPKKIIGLSERISVDGRVRALHEDEKERIIGIHDEMASKGLRVLAFAYRELPEDLEVRDPGEVERDLILVGMAAMYDPPREGVKEAVEHCKTAGIRIMMITGDYGLTAEAIAREIGIVEGECRIIKGKELDKLKDTELRGILARERNLIFARAVPEHKMRIASVLEDSDEIVAMTGDGVNDAPALRKADIGVAMGSGTDVAKEAADIVLADDNFASIVTAVREGRTVYENIRKFITYIFSHETAEIVPFIMMVLFSIPLPITIMQILAIDLGTDTLPALALGRSPPESDVMKLPPRPPSERLLNREVILRGYLFTGTIEAALIMAAYFLVLYSGGWLPGQELSASDPLYMRATTAVFAGIVMAQLGNLLSSQTLRSSALEVGLLRNRWIPAGMVFAISVMLLVIYLPPLQPIFGTSPPGIREWFILIFFTPIVFLTDEMRKFIQRRLA; via the coding sequence ATGGTTATAATCATAAACGCACTCTTCAGTTTCTGGCAGGAATATGAGGCTGAAAAGGCAGCAGAGGCCCTTAAAAACATTCTGCCTGTGATGGTTAAGGTCATAAGGGCCTCAAAGGAGGTCCTGATACCCGCGGCTGATGTCGTGCACGGGGACGTCATAATCCTTGAGGAGGGGGACACCGTCCCGGCCGACGCAAGGATCCTTGAATCACACAACCTGAGGGTGGATGCATCAGCACTGACAGGAGAATCAAAACCTGTGAGAAAGGTATCACACCCGGTCAGGGAGGCTGATAACTACATAGACACAGAGAACATTCTCTTTGCAGGCACCCAGGTGACTTCAGGTACAGGAAGGGCCGCCGTGTTTGCAACCGGCAGGGACACCGAGTTCAGCAGGATAGCGGCACTCACACAGGAGGTGCGTGAGGAGCCCAGCCCTCTCCAGCGACAGATATCCCTGGCCGCAAGGATCATAGGGGCCCTGGCGGTTGCCATGGGTGTCATCCTCTTCCTGGTGAACCTTTACATAGTCAGACTCCCCCTTGAAACAGCATTCATATTCGCAATTGGTTTGATGGTTGCAAACGTCCCGGAGGGCCTTCTCCCGAGCGTCACACTCTCACTTGCGGCCTCCGCAAGGAAGATGGCCCGGGAAAACGCCCTTGTGAAGAGACTTTCCAGTGTGGAGACACTGGGATCAACGACAATCATATGCACAGATAAGACAGGGACCCTCACAAGGGGTGAGATGACGGTCAGGAAAATATGGATCCCCCATAAGGTCATCGAGGTCACAGGGTCAGGTTACAGACCAGAGGGTCAGTTCCTCTTCAGGGGGGAACCAGTGAGCCACAGGGACATGGCCGAGCTGAAGCTGCTCATGAGGGCAGCCACCTTCTGCAACGATTCGGCCCTCATACACGAGGAAGGTGAATGGAGTGTGCTGGGTGATTCAACCGAGGGCGCCCTCCTTGTTGCAGCCGAGAAACTGGGCTTTGATGCTGAGGCAGAACTCGAAGCGATGCCCAGGATAACAGAGCTCCCCTTTGACTCCAGGCGGAAATCAATGACCTCAATCCATGAGAAATCAGGGAAGAGGGTGGCCTACGTCAAGGGAGCGCCAAAGAAGATAATAGGATTATCGGAACGCATTTCTGTGGATGGGAGGGTCAGAGCCCTACATGAAGATGAGAAGGAAAGGATAATAGGCATACATGATGAAATGGCCTCGAAGGGTCTCCGTGTACTTGCCTTCGCATACCGGGAACTCCCAGAGGACCTTGAAGTCAGGGACCCCGGTGAGGTTGAGAGGGACCTTATACTGGTGGGCATGGCAGCCATGTATGATCCACCAAGGGAGGGGGTTAAGGAGGCTGTGGAGCACTGCAAGACTGCAGGTATAAGGATCATGATGATAACAGGCGACTATGGTCTCACAGCAGAGGCCATAGCCAGGGAGATCGGGATAGTGGAGGGTGAGTGCAGAATAATCAAGGGAAAGGAGCTGGATAAGCTCAAAGACACCGAACTCAGGGGTATACTGGCCAGGGAGAGGAACCTTATATTCGCAAGGGCTGTCCCTGAACATAAGATGAGGATAGCATCTGTCCTGGAGGACTCAGATGAGATCGTTGCCATGACAGGTGACGGTGTTAACGATGCACCCGCCCTCAGGAAGGCAGATATAGGTGTTGCCATGGGGAGCGGCACCGATGTTGCAAAGGAGGCAGCAGACATAGTCCTTGCAGATGACAACTTTGCAAGTATCGTGACCGCGGTCAGGGAGGGTCGTACGGTCTATGAGAATATAAGGAAGTTCATAACCTACATATTTTCTCATGAGACAGCTGAGATAGTCCCATTTATCATGATGGTTCTCTTCAGCATACCCCTCCCAATAACCATAATGCAGATACTCGCAATAGACCTTGGAACAGACACCCTACCGGCCCTGGCCCTTGGAAGATCCCCACCGGAGTCTGATGTGATGAAACTGCCACCGAGACCCCCCTCAGAGAGGCTCCTTAACAGGGAGGTCATCCTGAGGGGTTACCTGTTCACAGGAACAATTGAGGCAGCCCTCATCATGGCAGCATACTTCCTGGTTCTCTATTCAGGGGGATGGCTTCCAGGACAGGAACTTTCAGCCAGCGATCCCCTCTACATGAGGGCCACCACGGCGGTCTTTGCAGGTATAGTCATGGCACAGCTGGGCAATCTTCTCTCCTCACAGACCCTCCGTTCATCAGCACTTGAGGTGGGCCTCCTGAGGAACAGGTGGATACCGGCAGGTATGGTCTTTGCAATCTCGGTGATGCTCCTTGTTATCTATCTGCCACCACTGCAGCCCATCTTCGGCACATCCCCACCCGGAATCCGGGAGTGGTTCATCCTGATATTCTTCACACCCATCGTCTTTCTGACCGATGAGATGAGGAAGTTCATACAGAGGAGGCTGGCCTGA
- the mthK gene encoding calcium-gated potassium channel MthK: MVLVIEIIRKHLPRVLKVPATRILLLVLAVIIYGTAGFHFIEGESWTVSLYWTFVTIATVGYGDYSPSTPLGMYFTVTLIVFGIGTFAVAVERLLEFLINREQMKLMGLIDVAKSRHVVICGWSESTLECLRELRGSEVFVLAEDENVRKKVLRSGASFVHGDPTRISDLEKANVRGARAVIVDLESDSETIHCILGIRKIDESVRIVAEAERYENIEQLRMAGADQVISPFVISGRLMSRSIDDGYEAMFVQDVLAEESTRRMVEVPVPAGSKLEGISVLDADIHEVTGVIVIGVGRGDELIIDPPRDYSFRAGDIILGIGKPEEIERLKDYIGT; encoded by the coding sequence ATGGTCCTTGTAATTGAGATCATAAGAAAGCATCTTCCGAGGGTCTTAAAGGTCCCGGCCACGCGCATCCTCCTCCTTGTCCTTGCTGTGATCATCTACGGCACAGCAGGGTTCCATTTCATAGAGGGGGAGTCATGGACGGTTTCCCTCTACTGGACCTTTGTAACAATAGCAACCGTTGGTTACGGTGACTACAGTCCCTCAACGCCACTTGGAATGTACTTCACGGTAACCCTGATCGTATTTGGCATAGGAACCTTCGCGGTTGCAGTTGAAAGACTTTTAGAGTTCCTCATAAACAGGGAGCAGATGAAATTAATGGGGCTGATAGATGTGGCTAAATCAAGGCACGTGGTTATATGTGGCTGGAGTGAGAGCACACTGGAGTGCCTCAGGGAACTCCGGGGGAGCGAGGTTTTTGTACTTGCAGAGGATGAGAATGTAAGGAAGAAGGTCCTGAGGAGCGGGGCCAGCTTTGTCCATGGGGATCCCACGAGGATCTCTGACCTTGAAAAGGCCAATGTAAGGGGTGCAAGGGCAGTTATAGTTGACCTTGAATCTGATTCAGAGACCATACACTGCATACTTGGCATAAGGAAGATCGATGAATCAGTGAGGATCGTAGCCGAGGCTGAGAGATACGAGAACATTGAGCAGTTGAGGATGGCAGGGGCTGATCAGGTGATATCCCCCTTTGTCATATCAGGGAGGCTGATGTCGAGGAGCATCGATGACGGCTATGAGGCAATGTTTGTACAGGATGTACTCGCAGAGGAGTCCACAAGGAGGATGGTGGAAGTTCCGGTCCCCGCGGGGAGCAAACTTGAGGGAATCTCAGTTCTTGATGCCGACATCCATGAGGTGACGGGGGTTATCGTAATCGGAGTGGGACGTGGAGATGAACTCATAATAGATCCCCCCAGGGATTACTCCTTCAGGGCAGGGGATATAATACTGGGCATAGGAAAACCAGAGGAGATTGAAAGGTTGAAGGATTACATCGGGACCTGA
- the sfsA gene encoding DNA/RNA nuclease SfsA produces the protein MMVAVIIENPIRGSYIERPNRFTVAVHVDGERRLAHLRDPGRLRELLIPGNDIILRKAPPGNRKTEFDVIALRRGDEWVLVNSGFHSDLAAIVMESSAVDEFQGFRIEKREYSFGRSRIDFLLASEDERMLVEVKGCTLVRRDLALFPDAPTERGRRHIEELEHALSEEYRSSVLFLVFGKGARFFSPNHEMDPEFSSALRRAHEAGVNVIAHSMATDLNGNVLVYPLRRISVLWPDESP, from the coding sequence ATGATGGTTGCTGTGATCATAGAGAACCCCATAAGGGGAAGCTACATTGAAAGGCCCAACAGGTTCACGGTCGCTGTTCATGTGGATGGTGAGAGGCGACTGGCCCACCTGAGGGATCCCGGGAGGCTCAGAGAACTTCTGATACCTGGAAACGATATTATACTGAGGAAGGCCCCCCCTGGAAACCGGAAAACAGAGTTTGATGTTATAGCCCTCAGGAGGGGTGATGAGTGGGTACTTGTGAATTCGGGCTTCCACAGTGACCTTGCCGCCATTGTAATGGAGTCCTCAGCCGTGGATGAGTTTCAGGGTTTCAGGATAGAAAAAAGAGAATACAGCTTCGGTAGAAGCAGAATCGATTTTCTGCTGGCATCTGAAGATGAAAGGATGCTCGTTGAGGTTAAGGGTTGCACCCTTGTCAGGAGAGACCTTGCACTTTTCCCTGACGCGCCCACAGAGAGGGGCAGGAGACACATTGAGGAACTGGAACATGCCCTCTCTGAGGAATACCGCAGCAGTGTACTCTTCCTTGTATTCGGTAAGGGGGCACGTTTTTTCTCCCCAAATCATGAGATGGATCCTGAATTTTCATCGGCACTGAGAAGGGCCCATGAAGCGGGTGTGAATGTAATAGCACACTCCATGGCCACTGATCTCAATGGGAACGTCCTTGTGTATCCCCTCAGAAGAATATCCGTACTCTGGCCTGATGAATCGCCCTGA
- the cfbD gene encoding Ni-sirohydrochlorin a,c-diamide reductive cyclase catalytic subunit codes for MHPRPSPIAASLYTLRDLDADVIILHGPHGCCFRTGRLLETDGVRVLTTAMSEQDFIFGASDKLTETLRKAYEMFSPQLVGVVGTCASMIIGEDLKEAVQRASIPARVLAVESHGGFGEGDNTEGAIIVLEAAAEQGIIPEEEAKHQIKMLKLATEIEKTRGMAQGEYIRPSYGDDKDEVALRVLEAIMEGRRVAFVLNAKKETSYLFADILTLPFSSLNPDNPPIIIANLDRDVGLPRIRRHAESILSEIERSGNRVDHITGGLDEYPITGARAAEILRNEKIEFAVVSGVPHALPVEELNIESVAVTDGPRLVEPLRGLGYTHVVAELDAHARTLGQSSIVESDFGDALRRNIEKVI; via the coding sequence TTGCATCCAAGACCCAGCCCAATAGCTGCATCACTTTACACACTCAGAGACCTTGACGCTGATGTGATAATCCTCCACGGCCCCCACGGCTGCTGCTTCAGGACAGGGAGACTCCTTGAAACTGACGGAGTCCGTGTTCTAACAACCGCGATGTCAGAGCAGGACTTCATCTTCGGGGCATCCGACAAACTCACAGAGACCCTCAGGAAGGCATATGAAATGTTCTCCCCCCAGCTTGTGGGTGTGGTGGGCACCTGTGCCAGCATGATAATCGGCGAGGACCTGAAGGAGGCTGTCCAGAGGGCCAGTATACCTGCAAGGGTCCTCGCCGTGGAATCCCATGGCGGCTTCGGGGAGGGTGATAACACCGAGGGTGCCATAATAGTCCTGGAGGCAGCTGCGGAGCAGGGTATAATCCCGGAAGAGGAGGCAAAGCACCAGATAAAGATGCTGAAACTCGCAACCGAAATTGAGAAGACAAGGGGCATGGCTCAGGGGGAATACATCCGCCCATCCTACGGTGATGATAAGGATGAGGTGGCTCTGAGGGTCCTTGAAGCCATAATGGAAGGTAGAAGGGTGGCATTTGTCCTCAATGCCAAGAAGGAGACATCCTATCTATTCGCTGACATCCTGACCCTGCCCTTCAGTTCACTGAACCCTGATAACCCCCCCATTATAATCGCGAATCTTGATAGGGATGTTGGTCTTCCAAGGATACGGAGGCATGCAGAGAGCATACTATCAGAGATAGAGAGGAGCGGTAACAGGGTGGATCACATAACAGGTGGCCTGGATGAGTACCCCATAACCGGTGCAAGGGCCGCAGAAATATTAAGGAATGAGAAAATAGAGTTTGCAGTGGTATCCGGAGTTCCCCATGCACTTCCAGTTGAGGAACTGAATATTGAATCAGTGGCAGTTACCGATGGACCCAGACTCGTGGAGCCACTGAGGGGACTTGGTTACACCCATGTGGTGGCCGAGCTGGATGCCCATGCAAGGACACTGGGACAGAGCAGCATAGTGGAATCTGATTTTGGAGATGCCCTTAGAAGAAACATTGAAAAGGTGATATGA
- a CDS encoding sugar phosphate nucleotidyltransferase — protein MAETVGMILCGGFGKRLRPLTERIPKPLIEIKDGYTILDKQLFDLKNAGIKRAYLLTGFLGEKIEERYGDNYKGLRIEYVREEKPLGTLNAIRLGMEAIDGEKQCIIRNGDVVADLNIKKMIHLGEMSDYPLTMFITRMQSPYGIVETSGDKIVNFREKPLLDYYINAGVYFSKGNLDFGDFESGDIEKTLFPLMAKENKLGYYREDGLFWMAIDTSKELEEIRKEYRNREDKPWGYEKILINTEKYLTKELFIREGYRTSFHYHEEKDETMYIISGSGYIEFDNRKEYFSKNDTIRIEPGERHSIVAMENTILHEVSTPHLNDTVRVQDYYTR, from the coding sequence ATGGCTGAAACAGTTGGAATGATACTCTGCGGGGGATTCGGGAAACGCCTGAGACCCCTCACCGAGAGAATACCAAAACCACTCATTGAGATAAAGGATGGCTACACAATTCTTGACAAGCAGCTCTTTGACCTCAAAAATGCAGGCATAAAAAGGGCTTACCTCCTCACAGGCTTCCTCGGGGAAAAGATAGAGGAGAGGTATGGTGATAACTACAAGGGACTCAGAATAGAGTATGTAAGGGAGGAGAAACCACTGGGAACACTTAACGCAATAAGGCTTGGCATGGAGGCCATAGATGGAGAGAAACAGTGCATAATAAGGAATGGGGATGTTGTGGCTGACCTCAATATAAAGAAGATGATACACCTGGGTGAGATGTCAGATTACCCCCTAACCATGTTCATAACCAGGATGCAGTCACCCTACGGCATAGTTGAAACCAGCGGTGATAAGATAGTGAACTTCAGGGAAAAACCCCTCCTTGACTATTACATCAACGCAGGGGTCTACTTCTCCAAGGGAAACCTCGACTTCGGCGACTTTGAGTCAGGCGACATCGAAAAGACACTCTTCCCCCTCATGGCAAAGGAGAACAAGTTGGGCTACTACAGGGAGGATGGTCTCTTCTGGATGGCCATCGACACCTCCAAAGAACTTGAGGAGATAAGGAAGGAGTACCGTAACCGGGAGGACAAGCCATGGGGCTATGAGAAGATCCTCATAAACACCGAGAAGTACCTCACAAAGGAGCTCTTCATAAGGGAGGGCTACCGCACATCATTCCATTACCATGAGGAGAAGGATGAGACCATGTACATAATCTCAGGCTCAGGTTACATAGAATTCGATAACCGGAAGGAGTACTTCAGCAAGAACGACACCATCCGCATAGAGCCGGGAGAAAGGCACTCCATAGTGGCGATGGAGAACACCATACTCCATGAGGTGTCAACACCACACCTCAACGACACCGTGAGGGTCCAGGATTACTATACAAGGTGA
- the hisH gene encoding imidazole glycerol phosphate synthase subunit HisH, which yields MIAIIDYGSGNLRSIANAFRRIGADARVTSDPQILAAADALVLPGVGAFGSAMAKLEDLRETLLGNIRDGKPFLGICLGLQVLLSESQESPGVQGLDLIPGRVIRIPPGNKVPHMGWNQLVIVKDSQLLEGAEDEYFYFVHSYYAEPSTDVVVARTDYGVEMTAAIESDNIHATQFHPEKSGEAGLDVLRNFVEIIRA from the coding sequence TTGATAGCCATCATAGACTATGGAAGCGGAAACCTCAGGAGCATAGCCAATGCATTCAGGAGGATAGGGGCAGATGCCCGTGTGACATCCGATCCACAGATCCTTGCAGCCGCTGACGCACTCGTACTCCCGGGTGTCGGTGCCTTCGGAAGTGCGATGGCCAAACTCGAGGACCTGAGGGAAACCCTTCTGGGGAACATAAGGGACGGGAAACCCTTCCTGGGGATATGCCTAGGGCTTCAGGTACTTCTTTCAGAGAGCCAGGAATCTCCCGGTGTCCAGGGCCTTGACCTTATACCTGGAAGGGTAATAAGGATACCCCCTGGCAATAAGGTGCCCCATATGGGCTGGAACCAGCTGGTAATTGTGAAGGATTCACAGCTCCTTGAGGGTGCTGAGGATGAGTACTTCTACTTCGTCCACTCCTACTATGCTGAACCCTCCACCGATGTGGTCGTTGCAAGGACAGATTATGGGGTTGAGATGACAGCGGCCATCGAATCTGATAACATCCATGCAACCCAGTTCCACCCTGAAAAGAGCGGGGAAGCCGGACTGGATGTTCTAAGGAACTTTGTAGAGATAATCAGGGCATGA
- a CDS encoding AIR synthase-related protein — MDIEGFVRRNMDSMDEESLRNALADLILEFKDTDRETSIRMADAVIYEVKNTLKTGGLDDGLRTIISYPPAGVGMGEMGVGSRGEGDFFVHRKIADIVSSTGTRSFINPEAQDDGGVVRTETGSGDVYITTAVDGIHSRLSEYPFLGGFHVTRAALRDVCVMGSRPVALISDLHLADDGDVGKLFDFTAGVAAVSELVDVPVVAGSTLRVGGDMVLGDRLVSAVGAIGFSETPPTARKRAEPGDVILLTEGSGGGTITTTAIYHGLFDVVWETLDVNFIRASEAIMDSGLLGDVHAMTDVTNGGLRGDAHEISSTAGVGLEFDADAVMSMINPSVLAMLQDLEIDPLGVSIDSLMIIAPEDVAPDVMDTIRGAGVDVAEIGRVTDSGVPVLLRDGSEEELRPLFREAAYTQIKKMVGDKTPQDFEEMKRKVEDAARRAIEKKDMVVRMISRE, encoded by the coding sequence ATGGATATAGAGGGATTTGTAAGGCGAAACATGGATTCCATGGATGAGGAGTCACTCAGGAACGCACTGGCTGACCTTATACTGGAATTCAAGGATACAGACAGGGAAACATCCATCCGGATGGCGGACGCGGTTATCTATGAGGTTAAGAATACCCTTAAAACCGGCGGACTGGACGACGGCCTCAGGACCATAATATCATACCCCCCTGCAGGGGTTGGAATGGGTGAGATGGGGGTCGGGTCCCGGGGTGAGGGCGACTTTTTTGTCCACAGGAAGATCGCAGATATCGTTTCAAGCACAGGGACACGTTCATTCATAAATCCTGAGGCACAGGATGATGGTGGCGTCGTAAGGACTGAAACAGGAAGTGGGGACGTATACATAACAACCGCAGTGGATGGGATACACTCACGCCTAAGCGAATACCCCTTCCTCGGGGGCTTCCATGTCACCAGGGCAGCCCTGAGGGATGTGTGTGTGATGGGTTCAAGGCCCGTGGCCCTCATAAGCGACCTCCACCTTGCAGATGATGGTGACGTCGGTAAACTATTTGACTTCACTGCAGGGGTTGCAGCAGTATCAGAACTCGTTGACGTCCCGGTGGTCGCCGGGAGCACCCTGAGGGTCGGGGGTGACATGGTCCTTGGTGACAGGCTTGTCAGCGCAGTCGGGGCCATAGGCTTTTCAGAGACACCACCAACAGCCAGGAAGCGTGCAGAGCCCGGAGACGTCATACTCCTAACAGAGGGGTCAGGAGGCGGGACAATAACCACAACCGCCATATACCATGGACTCTTCGATGTTGTATGGGAGACTCTTGACGTGAATTTCATAAGGGCCTCCGAGGCCATAATGGATTCAGGGCTCCTGGGCGATGTCCATGCAATGACAGACGTTACAAATGGCGGTCTGAGGGGAGATGCACATGAGATATCCTCAACAGCCGGGGTTGGACTGGAATTCGATGCCGATGCGGTCATGTCCATGATAAACCCCAGTGTCCTGGCGATGCTGCAGGACCTTGAAATTGACCCCCTCGGCGTCTCCATAGATTCGCTCATGATAATAGCCCCCGAGGACGTGGCCCCTGATGTTATGGACACCATAAGGGGTGCAGGCGTTGATGTTGCAGAAATAGGAAGGGTAACTGACTCAGGGGTCCCGGTTCTCCTGAGGGACGGTTCAGAGGAGGAACTCAGGCCACTCTTCCGTGAGGCAGCATACACCCAGATAAAGAAGATGGTGGGTGATAAAACACCCCAGGACTTTGAGGAGATGAAGAGGAAGGTTGAGGATGCTGCAAGGCGTGCCATAGAGAAGAAGGACATGGTGGTCCGGATGATCTCCAGGGAGTAG